In Bogoriella caseilytica, the genomic window GAGCTGCGCACCGAGACCTGGAAGAACTCCGATGGTGAGAACCGCAGCAAGGAGGTCGTGATCGCCTCCGCGGTGGGGCCGAACCTCCGCCTCGGCACCGCGGCGTTCACCCGCACCATCCGCCAGAGCGCAGAGGGCGGCTCCGGGTCCGCGAGTGACAGCGAGCACATCACCGCCACCGCAGCCCGGCTCGCCGGCGCTGCAGAAGGCCAGGGCGCGAGGGCCGCGAAGGAGCTGTCGTCGAGCCCCCACAGCTCCGGAGTCGAGGACAGCCAGTGGGAGGCTAGGCCGGAGCCTGCCGGGGCAGCATGACCGGAGGCAGAGCTCTCCCGTACCCTTGACGTTCCAAGCGAGAGTCCGTGGGAGAGGGCAGCTGCACCATCGGCCTGCTGCAAGGCCGGCACTCGGACGGAAGGCACCTCTTCCCGCGCCACCTCGGTCTAGCGTCAACCGACGGTGTACGTCGATACGGGGGTCCGGAATATGTCGCGGCAGTCGCAGTCGCCGAGTCGATTGATCGCGCTGAGCACGGCCGGCGTGCTGGTGTCGGCATTGGTGGCCTCGATGCTGATCTGGCAATGGCCCCAGCGCACTGCCGCTTCGGCCGGTTGGCGTTGTGGCGACGGCGTGAGCCTCTCCCTCGCTGCCGATGACCTCGACCTGCCCTGGGACCTCCATGGCGAGGACGGCCGTCTGCCTGAAGCGTTGGACGGCGACCCCTGGGCGCGGAACGCGCTGGAGACGTGGGAGGAGCTGCTCGATGCCAGCGCCGTGGCCACCATGGATGAGTCCGCGACACTTGCCGGCGCGGCGGACGGGCTCCTGGTCATCAGTGCTGGCGCGCAGGGTGGCTCGGCGGACCTGGTCGCGGTCGATCCGGGCAACGGAGACCAGGAGTGGGTGCTCCACATCGAACGCGGGGGCTTCAATGCCTTCCGCGAGCGCGGAAGCCGTCAGGTGCTGGGGGAGGGGTACACGGTCCTCGACGACCGTCTGGTCGTGCAGACCAGCACCTTTCCGACCGGGCACGCTCCCTACACGGACGTCGTCGGCTTCGACCTGCTGACCGGTGAGCGCGAGTACTGCACGCGTAGCCGGGGACTCGCCGCCCGTCCGCCAGACGGGTTCGCGGAACTCCCCGGCGCGGTGGGCGAACGTGATCTTAGTTCCTCCCTCATGGGCGACGTGCTCGTGACCCCCGTACGCCACGAGGAAGGCCTGCGGCTCGAGGCCGTCGGGCTGCACTCCGGCGAACTGCTCTGGGAGATCCCTTGGCAGGACGAGCACATGCGCGGCGCGGCCGGGATGGAGGACCTCTGGGTGACCAGCACAACGACGGCGAACGAACCCATCGGTGATCCGGACTCGGCCGGCGCCCTGCGCGGGGACGCTCTTGCGGATGCCCCTGACACGCCCCAGATCGTCGCTCATGACGGACTCGATGGCGGGGAGTTGTGGCACTATCCGCGCCCCGAGCACGATGCCGACCACTCACTGCTGGTGGGCACGGTGCCGGCAGCGTTCGCGGGTGACGGGGGAGTTCTCGTGGCCGACATCGGCGAGCTGGTTCCACGAGGTGAGGCTCGCAGTGATCTCCCGGAGCGGCAGCTCTCCCTCACGATGCTCACACGCTCAGGTGATGTGGCCTGGTCGCAGCCGCTTCACCCGGTCCAGGTGATCGCACGAGAAGCGGTCGACACGCTCGGCGAAGATGTGGTCGCCATGCTCCCCGACGGGGAGGTGGTGCACCTCGATCTCGACACGGGAGCGAGCGGTGCTGCCTTCGACGTCTCGATGTATGAGCGCACTCCGCCCCTCGCCGCCGGTTTCCGGATCGGCGATACCTGGTCGCTCGACCGGGCCTCCGAGCTCGTGGTCTACGACCGCGCGTCGGCGGACGTGCTCCGTGGTCCGATCGAGGAGGGGGCCATCCGATCATCGATGATTTCGGTCGGGGAGAGCCATGCAGTGATCAGCTGGATGCATGGCCATACCATCTTCGCGTTGGACTGATGCCCTCGCGGGGCAGGCCAGCACCGTATAGCTGCGACACGCGGGAGGCGCCATTCGTCTCCGGCCGAATCGGCTCTCGTCCCGCTGAGCGTTTAGGCTGGCACGGCATAGCTGCGTCTGCAGGCCACACCCACGTGGCCGCCACCTCAGCGGTGGTCCGCGCAGGCGAGCCCACGAATACCCTCACGGATGTGGAGAGCAGTGGCAGAGTTCATCTACTCGATGGTCCGGGCCCGCAGGGCCCACGGCGACAAGGTCATCCTCGATGACGTCACCATGTCCTTCTACCCCGGCGCCAAGATCGGCATGGTGGGCCCCAACGGGGCCGGTAAGTCCACCATCCTGAAGATCATGGCCGGGCTCGACCAGCCCTCCAACGGCGAGGCGCGCCTCAGCCCCGGATACACCGTCGGCATCCTGCTGCAGGAGCCGCCCCTGAACGAGGAGAAGACGGTCCTGGGCAACGTCCAGGAGGGCGTGGCCGACATCCTCGGCAAGGTCCATCGCTTCAACGAGATCGGCGAGCTCATGGCCGAACCCGACGCGGACTTCGACGCGCTCATGGACGAGATGGGCAAGCTCCAGACCGAAATCGACGCCGCCAACGGCTGGGACATCGACTCCCAGCTCGCCCAGGCCATGGACGCGCTGCGCTGCCCGCCTCCGGACGCCGATGTCTCGGTGCTCTCCGGTGGTGAGCGCCGCCGGGTGGCCCTGTGCAAGCTGTTGCTCGAGCAGCCGGATCTCCTCCTCCTGGACGAGCCCACCAACCACCTCGACGCCGAATCGGTGCTGTGGCTCGAGCAACACCTGTCGAAGTATCCCGGCGCCGTCATCGCCGTGACTCACGACCGGTACTTCCTCGACCACGTGGCCGAGTGGATCGCCGAGGTCGACCGCGGGCGGCTCTATCCCTACGAGGGCAACTACTCCACCTACCTGGAGAAGAAGCAAGAACGCCTCCAGGTCCAAGGTAAGAAGGATGCCAAGCTCGCCAAGCGGCTGGCTAGTGAGTTGGAGTGGGTGCGCTCCAGCGCGAAGGGCCGTCAGACCAAGTCCCGGGCCCGTCTGGCGCGGTACGAGGAGATGGCTGCTGAGGCCGAACGCACCAGGAAGCTCGACTTCGAGGAGATCCAGATCCCGCCCGGGCCCCGGCTCGGCTCGGTGGTCATCGAGGCCAAGAAGCTCGAGAAGGGTTTCGACGAGCGCACGCTCATCAAGGACCTCTCCTTCTCGCTGCCACCGAACGGCATCGTGGGTGTCATCGGTCCCAACGGTGTCGGCAAGACCACGCTCTTCAAGACCATCGTGGGCATGGAGCCCATCGACAGCGGCGATCTCAAGATCGGCGAGACAGTCAAGATCTCCTACGTGGACCAGTCGCGCGGCGGCATCGACCCGAAGAAGACCCTGTGGGAAGTGGTCTCGGACGGCCTGGACTTCATTCAGGTCGGCAACGTCGAAATGCCCTCGCGTGCCTATGTCTCCGCCTTCGGCTTCAAGGGCCCGGATCAGCAGAAGCCGGCCGGGGTGCTCTCCGGCGGTGAGCGGAACCGCCTGAACCTGGCACTGACCCTGAA contains:
- the ettA gene encoding energy-dependent translational throttle protein EttA, with product MAEFIYSMVRARRAHGDKVILDDVTMSFYPGAKIGMVGPNGAGKSTILKIMAGLDQPSNGEARLSPGYTVGILLQEPPLNEEKTVLGNVQEGVADILGKVHRFNEIGELMAEPDADFDALMDEMGKLQTEIDAANGWDIDSQLAQAMDALRCPPPDADVSVLSGGERRRVALCKLLLEQPDLLLLDEPTNHLDAESVLWLEQHLSKYPGAVIAVTHDRYFLDHVAEWIAEVDRGRLYPYEGNYSTYLEKKQERLQVQGKKDAKLAKRLASELEWVRSSAKGRQTKSRARLARYEEMAAEAERTRKLDFEEIQIPPGPRLGSVVIEAKKLEKGFDERTLIKDLSFSLPPNGIVGVIGPNGVGKTTLFKTIVGMEPIDSGDLKIGETVKISYVDQSRGGIDPKKTLWEVVSDGLDFIQVGNVEMPSRAYVSAFGFKGPDQQKPAGVLSGGERNRLNLALTLKQGGNLLLLDEPTNDLDVETLGSLENALENFPGCAVVVSHDRWFLDRVATHILAWEGTEEDPANWYWFEGNFESYQKNKIERLGADAARPDSVTYRKLTRD
- a CDS encoding PQQ-binding-like beta-propeller repeat protein; protein product: MSRQSQSPSRLIALSTAGVLVSALVASMLIWQWPQRTAASAGWRCGDGVSLSLAADDLDLPWDLHGEDGRLPEALDGDPWARNALETWEELLDASAVATMDESATLAGAADGLLVISAGAQGGSADLVAVDPGNGDQEWVLHIERGGFNAFRERGSRQVLGEGYTVLDDRLVVQTSTFPTGHAPYTDVVGFDLLTGEREYCTRSRGLAARPPDGFAELPGAVGERDLSSSLMGDVLVTPVRHEEGLRLEAVGLHSGELLWEIPWQDEHMRGAAGMEDLWVTSTTTANEPIGDPDSAGALRGDALADAPDTPQIVAHDGLDGGELWHYPRPEHDADHSLLVGTVPAAFAGDGGVLVADIGELVPRGEARSDLPERQLSLTMLTRSGDVAWSQPLHPVQVIAREAVDTLGEDVVAMLPDGEVVHLDLDTGASGAAFDVSMYERTPPLAAGFRIGDTWSLDRASELVVYDRASADVLRGPIEEGAIRSSMISVGESHAVISWMHGHTIFALD
- a CDS encoding single-stranded DNA-binding protein, whose protein sequence is MSNEIEIAFTGFLAEDPKKIVAGENTYAEFRVGSTSRYFSRDEQEYVDRPTTWLTVKAWRELGENVVGSLRKGHPVLVRGELRTETWKNSDGENRSKEVVIASAVGPNLRLGTAAFTRTIRQSAEGGSGSASDSEHITATAARLAGAAEGQGARAAKELSSSPHSSGVEDSQWEARPEPAGAA